One Dioscorea cayenensis subsp. rotundata cultivar TDr96_F1 chromosome 19, TDr96_F1_v2_PseudoChromosome.rev07_lg8_w22 25.fasta, whole genome shotgun sequence genomic window, GCAAAGTAAGACTTCAACCCCTCATATTTATGACCTACcaaataatgttaattaatttggtaTAAGACAATACTTAATTTGAAGATTTGGCCCGGTTAAGTCAAAGAAACCCAACACCACAAGATTTAGGGATTGCACACCCCAATTTCACCCcacccatttttatttttattttttggtcaTAAAAATATCTCAATAATTAATCAAGGTGGGAAACCTACACAGACCATGCATAGTTTTCGATTCATACATGTATATGGATTTATCCATaatatactaaataaataaataagaaagccTAAAAATTGTCACAAGAAATAGAGTGATGTATAAACACAAGataaaaaacatcaaaagacaagaagaagaaaagaggagaGCAAggcatgaaaagaaaatacatgtatTCTTTTTAGTTCCAAGACAACCCTCAGAACGCCCAAAGTCCAAACATATACAGAGTAATAATACCAAATTCTATTCACTAAAACAACCAATCTTTGTCAGCAAGTGACAACAAAACTAAACCACAAATTGTtagaaatctatttttttttttcctgtctGTCTCTTGTTAATTTTGAGTTGGAGCTAACACATGTCCCCCCTCAAAGCCATCTGCATCACAAGCACAACCACAGCTTCAATCACTGCTGCCACTAAAATaaagtacttttttttaatccactagattaattaaacaaatacacacacacatatgtataTTGCACCAAAAATAGCTTATCATCCAACAATAATGATTCTTTAAAATCACTATCAGTCTCTAAACATACATATGGTTAACAGAGAGAATCTaagctaaaatatatatatatatatattaaaagaaaaaaatcgaaTAAGCTAGTTGAAGAGTCAGATCCAAAACATATGGTTAAAAATCATCAAACAGAATACATCAAGCAATACAGAGCACAGAAGGATGTCCCCCTCAGCCACTAGCACAGAATTTcccctttcaatttttttgacaCTCAGTGCTATGTCAGATAGATATAAATTCCCAAAGGTGTTGGTCATTAGCCACAAAAATATCTACTTTTTCAATGAAGTCAAGCCAGCCAGAAGCAGTTGAATTCAAGCCACAAATCATTCCCCTCCCTTCATAATAATCTAACCAACCAATAAGAACTACCGACATCTCTCCTTCATTTAGCACCCCCTTTTAAAAGTAAGAACCTTATGGACCTCTCATCAAACTCTTGGTGAggattctctctctctctcactcatgAAGTATCTgataaaaatatcatatcaaATACGAAGCTGGAATTCAGCCACGTCATGAACCAATTAACACTCACAAAGGAATTGGATGTCTCCAACTCTCTCCTgcttaaaaaagataaattcccCCCCTGTTTGCATTGACATTCTATATCACACCTTCAAGCAAAGTATCTATCACgcaatgaaatatatattgattgttttatctcaattttttccaaaaaaaaaatgaaatatatatgcaaaaattaaaattaaaattaattaattatatccCATCCACTTTATTAACTAGTTCACGCTAAAAATCAGTTATAATTAgtggatatttttaaatttataaacagCACATcaactttccaaaattatttaattaatttctatcTACTTTAACTATATCTTTTATATCCTTTAACGATATGTTACAcgttagtttttaaaaaaaaaatatatatataaataaattttaaaaaaaaattatttattactcTATAAAATTCTTaatgaacatataaaaaaatttctaaaatgaaACATATAGATAAGGGTAAAATCATATCCCGCACATCACTCCCTTCCCTTAAAACgggatatatataaataggacCGGAGAAAGTAAAATCATAATCCCGCATATCACTGATTTCAAAACTGTTTGGGAATGACATGGTAAATCCTAAGCTGCTTCACTAAATACACTTCCAACagattctaaaataataaaggCTAGACTTATTCAAATAACTCTAGAttcatgcatgtgtacatttaTATCTCAAATGTCCATACTATAATCCCATCAAATActaataatttgtaataaacATCTTACTCCCACAAAACTAAATTTTtcctataaatatttattttataaaataaacagttttaataaaaacataaaaattaaacatttatctATTTACAACAAACAAACGTccctaaataatatatattgcgtgttaattatatatatatatatatatatacatcccaAGAAATCAAGTTCCTCCAACAAGCAacttcattatttaaaaattaattaactaattaattagaatgtatatatatatatattatgctatCAACCAATGAGAAGAATCCACGTCACATTGTCTATTGTTCTAATCCAAAAGCAATACTCGCGGAAGCATACGGCCGTACCACGTCCAAAGGCAGTGCCGTGCGTCAATCGATGAGATCTAAGCCGGATTATACGGCTGAGATCGGATCAACAGAATCAACGGTTCTAAATTTATAGGAAATAAataggagaaaaaaaattttggggaaaaaaaatgcTTACCTAGATCGGACGGCTGGGAGAGCCCCGGCGGCTACGGAGATCGAGGAGATGGCGGGTGGTCGCCGGTGATCCGTCGGTGATCGTTGCCGCCGTCTTCCGGTCTTTGGATGGTCGGAGTGACGTGGCCTCGTCGTCCGGTGAGGATCGAGGTTGATGATGCGAAGACGAGCTGTGGAGATCGTCCTGCGACGAAGACGCCATGGAATCCCAACCATCAGATTCGGATCCCTCGAAATTTTTGGCTCCAAATCACCGATTAATTGAgaattttatagatttttttggCTGAATAAATGACACAGAAATGCGTTTCTCTTGGATTAGATCTACAGGTTTTGAGAAATTAATGCGGGTTTGATTTCCAAAaaatttgagataaaaaaaaatttataaatatatatttgggGGAAAAAATCGAGGAAAAATCGGAGAGATTAGCGGACCTGAGGAGCGAGATCCGTGCTTTCCCGCATCCGTTTGAGGATTCCGTTGCGGATTCGGGTTGAACACTCGTCGCTGCTCGACGAGCTCGCCACCGGCGGTGGAGGTGGCGTCATCGTCCCCGGCACCACCTGGTTCTccccatcctcctcctcctcctcctcttcttcttcaccatcgtcgtcatcttcctcctcctcctcctcatcatcatcatcctcatcttcatcttcctcattATCACCTTCTCCACCGTCCTCCACCGCTGCATCTCGGTCAGCATCGCTTCCATTCTGCTTAATCCCAGTGCACCGATCGCAGACGGACACCGTCTGGCCGAGCCGAGCACCAGAGGCACGCCACGGCGTTGGTTCCTGGCATCCTCTGCAAAGCAAGCTCCTTGTATGTCTAGCCACCAAGAAGTTCGCCCCATGAACCCTCGCATCACACTCCCAGCACAAACTCGCCTGATCCGACTCGCAGTACATCCTCGCCGCCTTCTCACAGAGCTCGCATTCCTTCATCTCTTCTCCTCTTGCTCTTCCTCTGAAGCTCGAAGCTCACGCTCCACCAAATTAATGGCGAACCAAAAACCCTCGATCGAAGCCTTTACCGCATTTTATGcccttctctttctttctcattcccccaccaccaccaccaccacggTCCACTCACCTCCCAAACCACCACGGTACTCTTACCGTCACCAGCACCTCCCTCAAGCCGCCACGTGTCACCTGATTCGCAAGGATATTTTCCGCGGCGCCGGCTGGCGGTCGAGATTCCTCGTGTCCTACGTGGCACCAGATTATCCACCGGATTAATTCGGGCCCCACCGGGAACAAACTGGGCCCCGACCCCACCCCTTGCCCATCATTCCCCCAGCCCTGAtctacttaaaaatatatacatataatttttaaatttaagaatataaaataattcaagtgggattattataataacaatctaatttaattaataaacttttaaatacCGATTTAAGGAGAATGAGCGGCTGGGATTGCTCGGCGAGTCGTGGCGACGCCACCGCCAAGACGCAAGAATCGTCACGTGGAGGATGGAGAGAGTTCCGAGTCAGCGGCTGGTGGGATTTTTTCTTGGGATCAGGAACTTGCTTTGAGATGAGTGGAGGATGGAGGGTGGATGATGCGGTTGATGACGAAAGTGGCATGATGGtaataataaagaagagaggaagaaagGGAGAAATAGAGGCCAAGAAAGGGCGATCTGTGAGATCCGATTGTGTACACGTGTCACGTTGTGGACGTCGGAATGGGTTTGCCACGTTTGGGTTTTGCGGACGCGTGGGAAGTATGGTCACAGTTAATGCCGGATGTGGTTCTTGGATGGACTCATGTGGTTCAcctctttctcatttttttttttttttaattcttatttatatttttataatttattaattaattaatcaacagTTTTTTGAACTATTGACATTGGTGTTTATTTGTACATAtcactaaattttttaaataattaaattatttataaaaaaaattaataattaaataaaatatttatttaataagattgattaaaatttatattaaccTTCATTGTTTCATTGGGATATAGaacaccaaaaatttaaaataataattgttatttaaacAATTGAGAAATAGTATTTTagtttgttattaatattaaggTGTTGAATTTAGTCTCTTGAATAGGAGGTTCTTTGGTTCATTCAaactgtgattttatttttcttgtactattatttttgtaatgtgtaagttatttttttttaaaaaaaaaaggtcaaaagttataataacaaaatgtaTAGTTAGATATAAGAGATAAAATTGATGAATTAGATATTAGTAAGAAATTCATGATATAATtgagaaatgaaaattaaagaaaagaaattctaTTTTGAAAGCAATAATCAATGGCATGGAATCACTTGTTTTAAGGATGGATAATACTTTCAACCATTACTAATTGATGAATTTACTTCTTcaaaattgtatattttttaaattacttaatAATTCTGTTGTTTGAGAGTAAAatttacaatgtttttttattcttatgaaTATTTGTAATGATTTTATAGatttgtgaaaaataattaagataccACTTTGAATACAATTGATATACAATGAAGACTTTGTCTAATGTTTAACTAGTTTGGTTTAGAGAAAAGAAGCATCaaagtttgttgttttttttttcaacctgCTAACATTCTATTAAAAgtcctaagttttatttttattattattattatttatttttatttgtttttgcaaAGACAGATAAACTActccaattaaaataaaagagacagCAACAAAGCAAGAAAGTACAACAGCCAAGTAGATGTGGTACAACGACCAAATgccaaaaaagacaaaaagcGAACAACAAACGACAAACACTAAGCGGGCCACCAACAAGCCCAACACGGTTAAAACAGAACTAGCCCAAGATTTGGTGGAACGCTTCCTCGGCTATCAAATCTCCACTAACCACCCCCGAACTCTGGCTTAAAAACTCCAGGCTATGTCTGATAGTAGTGACAGAGTCATCAAACTTCTCTCTAGATCCCTCTGTAACTGCGGAAAACCAAGACAAAATCATACGATTgcttttcaaaataatagcaaAAGCAGGCAGAACATTAGCATTAAAAATGAGATCATTCAtagcaagccaaatattccaaacaaAAGCTTTCACCACCCAATCCCTCATATCTTTAACAGCATGTCTTAGCTGTGATCGCTAGGATCCCCAAATTTCACACATAGACTGGGGCAGCTCAGGGAGCTGAAATAATCTAATAAAGTACTCCCAAACAAATTTGGCAAAGAACAATGGAGAAACAAATGATCAACAGATTCAATCCCtgagtgacacatcacacaAGTTACAGTCGGGAGTTTGTTGCATCTTTGTTTCGCAAGATTATCTAGGGaaaggattttatttttccaaactaGCCAGCTGAAGATATTGTTTTTTTGCAGACAGTTATTGTGCCAAAGCCATTTTGAGTTCAAACAGAGCAAGCCCCTATCATTCAGAAAGTTATAAAAAGACTTCACTGTAAATGACCCATTTGCCGTGAAATTCCAACACTTCCTGCCCCTAGTTTCTCCCAAAATTGACAAGCAACAATCCCGGAAAAGGGTCATCTCTGGATAATCAGATAAAAGGGGCCTCATCAAGCAGAGGAGCCATAACTCTAATAGTGCCATTCGGATGCTGAAAATCCCTAAAAGCATTTGGCTATAAAAACATTGGGGCCCTACCAATGAGCTAGTGGTCTTGCAAGAAAAGAGACTCAGTACCAGAATTAACTCCTTGAGTGATGCATCCCCTAAGTGATGGCAAGCAAATGGATGCCCCTTtctaaaagaatgaaattctcCCCATCAGGTGTCAGCCTAGGGAACAAATTCCAATTGGAAATTCCATAGTTAAATTGGATCATTCTATTCTATtgtatttgttaatttgttaattttattaatattctaAATCATTCTATTGTATTTGTTAATTTGTATATTCTTTATCTACATATATGGATCCTTCTTATTTATGTTCCTAGTTCACATATGacatagatgagtacaaacttTATGTCAATATTAGATTCTTTTGCATGGTATTAGAGTCACTGATCAGGTGGCCTAAGATACTATAAGTTTCTAGGAAAACAACTGAGAACTCatgaaaagaaagatttatcagatattcaaaataatgaAGTTACTACTGATAATTCTTATAAACTCCAAAACTTTGATCATCTAGATATATTTGTAGTAAGTGCTCATTTAAATAAGATATGTTATTTTTCATAGAGTTGATATGTGAATTGATAGTTCCGATGGGTGTATTGTGTGTTAGAATTCACTCAATCTCTTATGTAAACACTCACACAATCACACACAACCAAAGGAAAAGTAGGCACATGAAATTGGTAACCCAATTCGGCATAACAATTACCTATGTTTGGgaggccaagcccggagataaaaaTCTACTAAAAGAGGGGAATAAATATTAGTACAACTCTCACACGCATC contains:
- the LOC120250377 gene encoding histone H3.v1 isoform X1, with translation MKECELCEKAARMYCESDQASLCWECDARVHGANFLVARHTRSLLCRGCQEPTPWRASGARLGQTVSVCDRCTGIKQNGSDADRDAAVEDGGEGDNEEDEDEDDDDEEEEEEDDDDGEEEEEEEEEDGENQVVPGTMTPPPPPVASSSSSDECSTRIRNGILKRMRESTDLAPQDDLHSSSSHHQPRSSPDDEATSLRPSKDRKTAATITDGSPATTRHLLDLRSRRGSPSRPI
- the LOC120250377 gene encoding myelin transcription factor 1-like protein isoform X2; its protein translation is MKECELCEKAARMYCESDQASLCWECDARVHGANFLVARHTRSLLCRGCQEPTPWRASGARLGQTVSVCDRCTGIKQNGSDADRDAAVEDGGEGDNEEDEDEDDDDEEEEEEDDDDGEEEEEEEEEDGENQVVPGTMTPPPPPVASSSSSDECSTRIRNGILKRMRESTDLAPQPKKSIKFSINR